Part of the Dreissena polymorpha isolate Duluth1 chromosome 12, UMN_Dpol_1.0, whole genome shotgun sequence genome, cactttacgcccatgcaatatgcccagttttctcagaacgcgactcatatagtcATGAATAACATGTATGCAGGTCCAAGCTTTACATGCTGATATACGATTACTATCATAACACTTTTTTAACATTACAACTGTTTAAAAACATTAGTACactttaatcataataataaaagcACAATCACATTCTCGACGAGCAGTGGCATGTACAATGATAATTTTTCGTTGTTCCCAGATACATCCGCAATGaactttatattaatgtatgGTATGGTTTCAGTCTTATACTTGAGTGTATGTTAATGACAAACGGTGATCAATGATGCATTTATTTCCCTAATAATTGattcatttattataatttagTTCAAGTATTAAGTTCTTCACAATGACTTATTGTTTTACAGTTATTACGTAACAGTACAACGAGGTTGTTTAACGAGGATAATAAATAATTCTGTAAGTATTCGCTAATTTCATATGCCGTTAACAGCATGACATAATATAAAAGTTTATGTGTTATGCAGGCTTCGCGAAATCGGAAAAAaactgccggtcatccggacaggcatttcagaaaatgtgccggtccggagaaaatttagccggaccgaaaaaaaacaacaacacaactatgtacattaaGAAAAACCCTTTATTTTAGCTCAACAAGCCTTTATTCTAATAAGACAGCAGTTTTTCAGTGTTTGTCATCTCGTCTTGAAAGTCTTCGCAATCTTCTTCGATTTCCATATCTTCTTCATCATTGTCACACAGTTTGTCAATCTCCTTTTCGAAGTTAGTGATTTGTACCACACTGGGCACAGGCACTTCAGCATCTTCCTCTGAGTCGGAGTGAGTGGAGTCTGATTCCAGGCATATCACTGCACTTGAAGAAGTTGATGGGGCAGAAATGTCTGTGGTTTCTGGGTCATGCTTACGCTTGCGACTGCGTGTGTAAGATGTCCGTCTTCCACCAGAAGGCTCAGCCTGAAAAGTTAAATTTCCAATGCCCAATCAATATTATAACAAATAGTATAAACAATACTTTGCCAAAACATGGTGGAGGTACTGCACATAGTGGCTGGTTGcatgttttaatattgtaaatgagCTTGACTTCAAGTTAAGCTTACCAGCCATGAATCTATAGCAGATTCTGGATTGAAGGCATCTATGCTGGGTGACAACAGCTTGACGGTCATCAGGTCCAGTAGAACAGTTTCCCCCATCTTTTGCCTCCTGCAAGTTTTGAGGAGTTTCAGCTGTGAGAATGCGGTCTCGCAACGCACACTAGTGGATGGGAGCGTCAACAGCAGGTCAATCACTAGGGTGATATTTGGCAGATCATCTGCCACTGCTCCTGTCAGTACCTGGTCCCATCCCAGGTCTGATAAGTCGTTGCCATGCCTGAAAACATTATCATTACATAGGTATTCAACCGAATGTACCCGGAAGTAtattatttctgtgttgtttttcttcaaataatttaaagagtTCAATTGAAACGGTTTCCTAactaaaacaaacaacacaaaactTACTTTTTTGGCACCAGTTTCTTCAAAAGTTTCCACTCGTTTATTGCTGCCACTGGTGTGAACTCTGCCACCGCACGCTTCAGCGTTTTCTCAAAATGGGAACACACCAGTTGAACGTCCTCATCACCATATTCTGAAATAAAGGTAACACATGCTAAAACTTTAACCATTTTATGTGATGAAATATACGCAACCATAAACTTTTTATCTATAAGAGACAAATTGTAACTAATGAtgtaattattagtattataattattatatgttgtttctgtttattGAAATAAGCAACACAACCATTGCAGCTTGCTCTTTGGtgatttatgaaaaaaattatgTACTCTTAAATTTTTATACATCATTCAATGTTCCATTATTATGAGTGAAGTCAAGTCAAGTGAGGCAAAATGCAACA contains:
- the LOC127852149 gene encoding uncharacterized protein LOC127852149, giving the protein MVAYISSHKMVKVLACVTFISEYGDEDVQLVCSHFEKTLKRAVAEFTPVAAINEWKLLKKLVPKKHGNDLSDLGWDQVLTGAVADDLPNITLVIDLLLTLPSTSVRCETAFSQLKLLKTCRRQKMGETVLLDLMTVKLLSPSIDAFNPESAIDSWLAEPSGGRRTSYTRSRKRKHDPETTDISAPSTSSSAVICLESDSTHSDSEEDAEVPVPSVVQITNFEKEIDKLCDNDEEDMEIEEDCEDFQDEMTNTEKLLSY